The Nostoc sp. 'Lobaria pulmonaria (5183) cyanobiont' DNA window TCGGAGATCGTTGATTAAAAAACTGCTGAAAGTCTTGACTAATCTTAGGCTGTTTCAGCAACACGGGCGATCGGTAGTCATGGGTGCTATTGCACTATTGACAGTTATTGCGATCGCTACATTCACCTATATGTCGGCTGAGTTGAGTTTGTCTCCTGTCGATGCTCTATATTTTTCTGTCGGCATGATTACTGGAGCGGGTGGAAATGACAAAGTAGTAGAAAATGCTCCTAACAGTATTAAGTTATTTACCGTTGTGATGATGCTGGTTGGAGCAGTGGTGATTGGTATTTGGTATGCCATGCTCACCGATTTTGTCTTAGGAAGCCGCTTTAAGCAATTTTGGGATGCAGCCCGAATTCCCCAGCGATATCACTACATTGTCTGTGGCTTGAGTGGTATTGGCGTGAGAATTGTCCAGCAACTCCACGCCAGCGGACATGAAGTTGTAGTAGTTGAACCCGACTCCAACAACAAATATATCAACACCGCTCGCGAACTGGGTATTCCCGTCATTCAGGGCGATGCCAGCTTCCGCACAATACTCAAAGCCAGCAATATAGACTCTGCTGCCGCAGTGATTACTGTTACTAGCAATGATGCTACCAATTTGGAAATTGCCCTCAAAGCCAAAGGTTTGACACCGAGCATTCCAGTGATTGTTCATTATGCCGATCCTGATTTTGCTGGCATAGCACAACAGCTATTTGGCTTTGAGGCCGTACTGAGTCCAGCTGAACTGGCAGCCCCAGCTTTTGCTGCTGCTGCACTAGGGGGACGCATCCTCGGCAATGGCATCACAGCAGATAGTCTTTGGGTAGCTTTTGCGACTGTAATTACAGCTTCACACGTCTTTTGCGGTCAGTGGGTGAAAGATGTAGCAATGTCTGCTGACTGCGTACCTTTGTACGTAGAAAAAAATAACCAAACCCTTCATGGATGGGATTTATTAGAAACTAATCTCAGTGAAGGCGATG harbors:
- a CDS encoding NAD-binding protein; this encodes MKPRIIVCGLGLTGYKTFRLLRQQGAFVVGIHHRSIPGETAPDVIVGDLQAASTLTAAGIQQAHTLVITGSKDALNLSIMMQARVLNPQIRIINRFYNTNLGERLDQSLPDHLSMSVVGLAAPVFTFAALGNQAIGQIKLFQQTWPIHEEYIDENHFWKGRQLSELWEDRSRMLIYYLPVKGEMDLVSAVISGQKIQVGDRIIIGTQPRIRPPRRSLIKKLLKVLTNLRLFQQHGRSVVMGAIALLTVIAIATFTYMSAELSLSPVDALYFSVGMITGAGGNDKVVENAPNSIKLFTVVMMLVGAVVIGIWYAMLTDFVLGSRFKQFWDAARIPQRYHYIVCGLSGIGVRIVQQLHASGHEVVVVEPDSNNKYINTARELGIPVIQGDASFRTILKASNIDSAAAVITVTSNDATNLEIALKAKGLTPSIPVIVHYADPDFAGIAQQLFGFEAVLSPAELAAPAFAAAALGGRILGNGITADSLWVAFATVITASHVFCGQWVKDVAMSADCVPLYVEKNNQTLHGWDLLETNLSEGDVLYMTMPTTRLYQLWRDEQVCESHA